In the Deltaproteobacteria bacterium genome, one interval contains:
- a CDS encoding DUF3467 domain-containing protein, with protein sequence MAENPQPQQLQINLDEETAQGTYCNLALLSHSESEFTFDFIYVQPQQPKAKVRARIITNPAHAKRLAQVLAENIARYEARFGEIKLQSPPPDIAPRH encoded by the coding sequence ATGGCCGAGAACCCGCAACCGCAGCAGCTGCAGATCAACCTCGACGAGGAGACCGCCCAGGGCACGTACTGCAACCTGGCGCTGCTCTCGCACTCCGAGAGCGAGTTCACCTTCGACTTCATCTACGTGCAGCCCCAGCAGCCGAAAGCCAAGGTCCGCGCGCGGATCATCACCAACCCCGCGCACGCCAAGCGGCTGGCCCAGGTGCTGGCCGAGAACATCGCGCGGTATGAAGCGCGCTTCGGCGAGATCAAGCTGCAGTCGCCGCCGCCGGATATCGCTCCGCGGCACTAA
- a CDS encoding ABC transporter substrate-binding protein produces the protein MKLTVLIAALLAGAPGASWLGPKPPAHPARVATLAPSLTELVQALSAGNRLVGVSKFDDDPAVAKLPRLGGLMDPSPEAILAVKPELLVVQPSPTIQPLLERVAELGVPVLELPMSNVAEVETAERELGAALGEKQKGDALAAELESSLAAARAKIPAGKRQRALIVYGWSPLVVAGPGSFADELLRAAGGENAAAGAKGAYVTYSAELAADAHPDLLVDLAFTMGDQMPAAFQQLPGLARARVVHPKTQALLHPGPKLVEGLLELQQALNEPKPDGH, from the coding sequence ATGAAGCTCACCGTCCTCATCGCGGCGCTGCTCGCCGGAGCGCCGGGCGCGAGCTGGCTCGGACCGAAGCCGCCGGCGCACCCGGCGCGCGTGGCCACGCTCGCGCCCAGCCTCACCGAGCTGGTGCAGGCCTTGAGTGCGGGCAATCGCCTGGTGGGCGTCTCCAAGTTCGACGACGACCCGGCGGTGGCCAAGCTCCCGCGCCTCGGCGGCCTGATGGATCCGAGCCCCGAGGCCATCCTCGCGGTGAAGCCGGAGCTGCTCGTGGTTCAGCCGTCGCCGACCATCCAGCCGCTGCTGGAGCGGGTGGCAGAGCTGGGCGTGCCGGTGCTGGAGCTGCCGATGTCGAACGTGGCCGAGGTGGAGACCGCCGAGCGCGAGCTGGGCGCGGCGCTCGGCGAGAAGCAGAAGGGCGACGCGCTCGCGGCAGAGCTCGAGTCGAGCCTGGCCGCGGCGCGCGCGAAGATCCCCGCGGGCAAGAGGCAGCGCGCGCTCATCGTTTACGGCTGGTCGCCGCTGGTGGTCGCGGGGCCGGGCTCGTTCGCCGACGAGCTCCTGCGCGCGGCCGGCGGCGAGAACGCCGCCGCGGGCGCCAAGGGCGCCTACGTGACCTACTCGGCCGAGCTCGCCGCCGACGCGCATCCGGATCTGCTGGTGGATCTCGCGTTCACCATGGGCGACCAGATGCCCGCGGCGTTCCAGCAGCTCCCCGGGCTGGCGCGCGCGCGCGTGGTGCATCCGAAGACGCAGGCGCTGCTGCACCCGGGGCCGAAGCTCGTCGAAGGGTTGCTGGAGCTTCAGCAGGCGCTCAATGAACCCAAGCCTGATGGCCACTGA
- a CDS encoding TonB-dependent receptor: MRTLRLLPLLALAVAPEVRAEDAQLQPVVVEAPAPQAPGEADRAPAASTTIIDAQGPASEGRTISELVARAPGAVVHSYGGPGQLATLSLRGASSEQCLVMLDGVPMTSATNATVNLADFPTAFLDRIEVVRGVVGPIYGPGALGGAVNLVTRVPQPGPPTLDALVRGGSFGTGELHLAGTASVGSVSALAAVNALGSRGDFSFRPPDATTDAVRQNNDARQTAGLARVIVPAGPGRTVDVLAQAESGERGLAGSIYAPSSVDRLEDTRATASARLNQELSWGALEVRGTWRQEQVGVSLDRNPSNPQLDALAGAEARLRMPLGHHGLMFVASAAGESLTQQGQPAHTRPELAAGASDEWLLWDGRISLLPALRVDQVDHFTGVSPQLALAYRPIDGLELRGTIGQTFRAPTFGELYVNDGLLLSNPSLQPERALATELGASYERGMLRASAAAFATEYVDLIEYELYPPFLAKPYNVGTAGIGGLEAEVGIRPRPELELDLVYSRQWTADLYDDVRFYEHELPYHPHHRGGARAAWTGSRLTAHVEAFAQSSQYLSRANTAELAGRVDTGAGLAFRPLHDQPLWLGVEAQNLLDQPGYDLYGYPLPGRALYALVRVATPKAEHP, translated from the coding sequence ATGCGCACCCTTCGTCTGCTTCCGCTGCTGGCCCTCGCCGTCGCGCCCGAGGTACGCGCGGAGGACGCCCAGCTGCAGCCGGTGGTGGTGGAAGCGCCCGCGCCGCAAGCGCCGGGTGAAGCGGATCGCGCGCCCGCGGCGTCCACCACGATCATCGACGCGCAGGGACCCGCTTCCGAAGGACGCACGATTTCGGAGCTCGTCGCGCGCGCGCCGGGCGCGGTGGTGCACAGCTACGGCGGCCCCGGACAGCTGGCGACGCTCTCGCTTCGCGGCGCCTCCAGCGAGCAGTGCCTGGTGATGCTCGATGGCGTCCCGATGACGAGCGCCACCAACGCCACGGTGAACCTCGCGGACTTCCCGACGGCCTTCCTGGATCGCATCGAGGTGGTGCGCGGCGTGGTGGGACCGATCTACGGCCCGGGCGCGCTGGGCGGCGCGGTCAATCTCGTGACGCGCGTGCCGCAGCCGGGCCCGCCCACGCTGGACGCGCTCGTCCGCGGCGGATCGTTCGGCACGGGCGAGCTGCACCTCGCGGGCACCGCCAGCGTCGGCTCCGTGAGCGCGCTCGCGGCGGTGAACGCGCTCGGCAGCCGGGGCGACTTCTCCTTCCGGCCGCCCGACGCGACCACGGACGCCGTCCGCCAGAACAACGACGCCCGCCAGACCGCAGGGCTCGCGCGGGTGATCGTTCCTGCGGGCCCGGGCCGCACCGTGGACGTGCTCGCCCAGGCCGAGAGCGGTGAGCGCGGGTTGGCGGGCAGCATCTACGCGCCCTCGAGCGTGGATCGCCTCGAGGACACGCGCGCGACCGCTTCGGCGCGCTTGAACCAGGAGCTGTCCTGGGGCGCGCTGGAGGTTCGCGGCACCTGGCGACAGGAACAGGTCGGCGTCTCGCTGGATCGCAACCCGTCGAATCCGCAGCTCGACGCGCTCGCCGGCGCCGAAGCCCGCTTGCGCATGCCCCTCGGACACCACGGCCTGATGTTCGTGGCGAGCGCCGCCGGCGAGTCGCTGACGCAACAGGGCCAGCCCGCGCACACGCGGCCAGAGCTGGCCGCGGGCGCCTCGGACGAGTGGCTGCTCTGGGATGGACGCATCTCGCTCTTGCCGGCGCTGCGCGTGGATCAAGTCGATCACTTCACGGGCGTGTCGCCGCAGCTCGCGCTCGCCTATCGACCGATCGATGGGCTCGAGCTGCGGGGGACCATCGGCCAGACCTTCCGCGCGCCGACGTTCGGCGAGCTCTACGTGAACGACGGGCTCCTGCTGTCGAATCCCTCGCTGCAGCCCGAGCGCGCGCTGGCCACGGAGCTGGGCGCGAGCTACGAGCGCGGCATGCTTCGCGCCAGCGCCGCCGCGTTCGCGACCGAATACGTGGACCTCATCGAGTACGAGCTCTATCCGCCGTTCTTGGCCAAGCCGTACAACGTGGGCACGGCGGGCATCGGCGGGCTCGAGGCCGAAGTCGGGATCCGGCCGCGGCCAGAGCTGGAGCTGGATCTCGTGTACTCGCGTCAGTGGACCGCGGATCTGTACGACGACGTCCGCTTCTACGAGCACGAGCTGCCCTATCACCCGCACCATCGCGGGGGCGCGCGCGCGGCGTGGACTGGGAGCCGGCTCACGGCGCACGTCGAAGCCTTTGCGCAGTCGAGCCAGTACCTCTCGCGCGCGAACACCGCCGAGCTCGCGGGCCGCGTGGACACCGGCGCCGGGCTCGCCTTCCGACCGTTGCACGACCAACCCCTCTGGCTGGGCGTGGAGGCGCAGAACCTCCTCGACCAGCCAGGCTACGACCTCTACGGTTACCCGCTGCCTGGCCGCGCGCTGTACGCGCTCGTCCGGGTGGCGACGCCCAAAGCGGAGCACCCATGA
- a CDS encoding helix-hairpin-helix domain-containing protein encodes MIRALIVTMALALSSSALAAGHRPPPAPPVQGVVNLNTASAKQLALLPGVGPSRAKAILAYREKNHFTKTEQIRQVKGVGKGVFKKIATHLAVSGPNTLARIQ; translated from the coding sequence ATGATTCGCGCCCTCATCGTCACGATGGCTCTGGCCCTCTCGTCGAGCGCGCTCGCGGCGGGTCACCGTCCGCCCCCGGCGCCGCCGGTTCAGGGCGTGGTGAACCTCAACACCGCCAGCGCCAAGCAGCTCGCGCTGCTCCCCGGCGTCGGCCCCAGCCGCGCCAAGGCCATCCTGGCCTATCGGGAGAAGAACCACTTCACCAAGACCGAGCAGATTCGGCAGGTGAAGGGCGTGGGCAAGGGCGTCTTCAAGAAGATCGCCACGCACCTCGCCGTGAGCGGGCCGAACACGCTCGCGCGCATCCAGTAG
- a CDS encoding PQQ-binding-like beta-propeller repeat protein produces the protein MNRIVLVAALLAAPALLACGNTGIICTSNEVRCGQTCANLATDPVHCGACGVACAAGFVCSPVPGGDGGIGQCTCPLNLTQCGQACVDPQTNLNNCGQCGNACGLGESCSAGTCITGACPSGTSNCGGGCVDTTSDRQNCGGCAGDGGVVCPQGQACLNGACGSDLYAACFDTGDIFALDGETGAVDPHSQKAPPSFPAGLAFDGHDSLAVVDGVANDLYTFDITNGFGSANTFAVGSGPNSIAIVNHVAAVPNGQDNSLDVLDAVAPGWQRRCPTGDAGCTASAHFAASSSPEYAAFDTDAIYVSLLGDTTNPAPTGNQLARVSLSDLSVQTTDLTTFDLQTPPDAGTAPRPYGVVVHNGRVYVALANLAGFSATGPGLVAVLDITTDGGAAVPHTFADGGVLQPVAPDAARCLNAGALMLSGSTLYVACGPHYDANFAIDVPGAVGALDISGDVPQPLWTTPLGCPADAGADCAPGAASRMAIAGGKLYVGDFGNGRLFILDPSSGALTAGPANALNLCLAPDGGFQEISDVAARP, from the coding sequence ATGAACCGAATCGTCCTCGTCGCCGCACTCCTCGCCGCTCCCGCGCTCCTGGCCTGCGGGAACACCGGCATCATCTGCACCTCGAACGAGGTCCGCTGCGGGCAGACCTGCGCCAACCTGGCCACGGATCCGGTGCACTGCGGTGCGTGCGGCGTGGCCTGCGCGGCCGGCTTCGTGTGCTCCCCCGTCCCCGGCGGCGATGGCGGCATCGGCCAGTGCACCTGCCCGCTCAACCTCACCCAGTGCGGCCAAGCCTGCGTGGATCCGCAGACCAACCTCAACAACTGCGGCCAGTGCGGCAACGCCTGCGGCTTGGGCGAGTCGTGCAGCGCCGGCACCTGCATCACCGGCGCGTGCCCCAGCGGCACCAGCAACTGCGGCGGCGGCTGCGTGGACACCACCAGCGATCGTCAGAACTGCGGCGGCTGCGCGGGCGACGGCGGCGTGGTCTGCCCCCAGGGCCAGGCGTGCTTGAACGGCGCGTGCGGCTCGGATCTCTACGCCGCCTGCTTCGACACCGGCGACATCTTCGCGCTCGACGGCGAGACCGGCGCGGTGGATCCGCACTCGCAGAAGGCGCCGCCCAGCTTCCCCGCGGGCCTCGCGTTCGACGGGCACGACTCGCTGGCGGTGGTCGACGGCGTGGCCAACGACCTCTACACCTTCGACATCACCAACGGCTTCGGCTCGGCGAACACCTTCGCGGTGGGCTCGGGTCCGAACTCCATCGCCATCGTGAACCACGTGGCCGCGGTTCCGAACGGCCAGGACAACTCCCTCGACGTGCTCGACGCGGTGGCTCCAGGCTGGCAGCGCCGCTGCCCGACGGGCGATGCGGGCTGCACCGCCAGCGCGCACTTCGCGGCCTCGAGCTCGCCCGAGTACGCCGCCTTCGACACCGACGCGATCTACGTCTCGCTGCTCGGCGACACGACGAATCCGGCGCCCACGGGCAACCAGCTCGCGCGCGTGTCGCTGTCGGATCTCTCGGTCCAGACCACGGACCTCACCACGTTCGATCTCCAGACTCCGCCGGATGCGGGCACGGCGCCGCGGCCGTACGGCGTGGTGGTTCACAACGGGCGCGTCTACGTGGCCTTGGCGAACCTGGCGGGCTTCTCCGCGACGGGCCCGGGCCTGGTGGCGGTGCTCGACATCACCACCGACGGCGGCGCCGCGGTGCCGCACACCTTCGCCGACGGCGGCGTGCTCCAGCCCGTGGCCCCGGACGCTGCGCGCTGCCTGAACGCGGGCGCGCTCATGCTCTCGGGGAGCACGCTCTACGTGGCCTGCGGTCCACACTACGACGCCAACTTCGCCATCGACGTCCCCGGCGCGGTGGGCGCGCTCGACATCTCCGGCGACGTGCCCCAGCCGCTCTGGACCACGCCGCTCGGCTGCCCTGCCGACGCCGGTGCGGATTGCGCGCCCGGCGCGGCCTCGCGCATGGCCATCGCGGGCGGCAAGCTCTACGTGGGTGACTTCGGCAACGGTCGACTCTTCATCCTGGATCCCAGCAGCGGCGCGCTCACCGCGGGTCCCGCGAATGCGCTCAACCTCTGCCTCGCGCCGGACGGCGGCTTCCAGGAGATCTCCGACGTCGCCGCGCGGCCGTAG